The nucleotide window ATATCCCAAGCGATTTATTGAATAAGGATGTCTCTGTGGGTCAGGTAGTTAGGATAACGACATAAGCCCTGTTTGTTAGAAGCCTTATATAGAGGGCCTTAGTCTTGTCTGGAGGCCTAAACTCAAAAGTCCCAGGGATTGCCTGGTTTAGTCGTCTCAATGCTTCTCACTGCAGAATGAAAAGTTAAACCGCACAAGTGGGGAATGAAATATTTCCTAAAGACGACCACTTACCGAAAAGCTCATAATTTCCCTCAATTCTACAAGTTCGTGTTTTCCATGTTTTCTGGTAGTTGAATACAGCAAGAACACAAGGCGACCCATAAAAAGAATAGAAAAATTAACGGACTGGAATGACTTATTCATTTGAAGATTTAAGAAAAGGGTTTTGAATGTGCAATCCTTTGCCTTATCAAACAGTCCCAGAGTCTTATTGAACAAGGGTATCTTTTCGGGTCAGGTAGGTAGTTAGAGAAACGGCCCAAGCCCTGTTTGTTAGAAGCCCTGTCTGCAGGTCTAAGTTCAAATGTCTCTGGGTATCACCTGATTTAGTCGTCTCAATGCCTTTCACTGCAGGATCGAAAGTTAAACCGCACAAGTGGGGAATAAAATATTTCCTAAAGACGGCCACTCACCGAAAAGCTCAAAATCACCCTTAATGCTACCCGTGTGTGCCTTCCCATGTCCTCTGCTAGTAAAATACAGCAAGGACACATGccaaaacaaaatataaaaatcaacGATCTGGAACAACATTTTTTGtctaaagatttaaaaaaaggttttgaatGTGCAATCCTTTGCCTCATCAAATAGCCCTAGAGATTTATTGAACAAGGGTCTGGTAGTTAGAGCGACGACATAAGCCCTGTTTGTTAGAAGCCTTGTATAAAGGGCCTAAGTCTTGTCTGGAGGCCTAATTCAAATGTCCCGGGGAATTGTCTGGTTTGGACGTCTCAATGCTTCCCACTGTTCACTGTATAATCACAAGTTAAACAATTGTGATAGAAATACTTTCTAAACATGGAAATAACCAAAAAGCTCAAAATTAAcctaaatgtacatgtctttcCATGTCATCGGCTAGTTATATGGATCAAGGGCATTTGTATAACCCTTTGGCGTcaaaaaagaaaacttaaaGGTCTATGACGAATGTCCCAGGGGTTACTTAGTTTTGCCGTCTTAATGCTTCTCACTGCAGAATCAAAAGTTAAGCCTAAAAAAATCCTGGGTAAAATCTTTTTCTACAGACAGGCACTCGCCAAAATCTCAAAAGCGCGTCTTTTTCTGATAGATAAAACATAGGACATCTGTAGAAGGATGAAAAGGTACAGTGACATTTGATCATCAATCAATGAGACAAAAAACCTTGGTATACCATACGTCACCAAAGCAGATAGCTATATCAAAATTTTCAGCCTTATCGAAATATGTACATAGAGCCCTTGTTACTCTTCAAGcaaggagaaaaattttgaccaTGTTATATCATGCCATGTAGCAAAATGCGCAATGGGTTAGAATATTCTATGTTATTTTTCAAGCGAGTAGAAGAGGTTCAAGGGTTATTATTGGCACACAAATTACATAATTTGGAGCTAGCCCTAATTCCGTGTCGTGTAAAACAAGACTTTCTAATAGAATAAAAGCAATATAATGGAAGACTTTGTTATTGTACTCTGACCAAGTTATCTTGATATATAAGATTATCCACAAATTGTGATGCGTCTTTAACCAAATTACTGATTATTAGAGAGCGTCTGGAGAACACTGATTTAATCATTGTCATTATTTTGCAACAAAGGAAATTTTACTGGTGAGATTTCAAAGCTGCAACATTTTCTTGGCTTCTTGCCAGTACAACATTAGGTTGAAAGTTAAAATCCCCCCTATTTCTCTCTGTACTTAACGTAACTTAAATAACCAGGATGATATTTCTGAGAAGAGGCTCCACCCAGTGTAAACAGGATATACTCAGCGGATATTggttttctatgttttgaccaTGTAAATATCAGGATGTGTTAAGCAAAGACACTGGAGGGAAAGAACACGCTCAGCACAAATACAGGAAAACGACGGTGCTACCGTAAAAGACTGAAGAAGTAAAAGCAGCTAGAGTTCGGAGAACCTATGCCTTTATTAACTTGAAAAGTTCTTATTATCTGTGACAGTTTCAAaccaatgttttcatgttgtctcTGTCGAATTTCGACCTGCTCTACGTGTAAGTAGCCGATTTTGCTTTCTCGCACTCCATTGCAGATCAGAATATGGTCAAATGCAGATTCATTCCTAGCAACATggtaatttcatttcattcgcCCTCAATCGTAAATTCTAATAAAGTAGATTGCGTACGATTTGTAATTTCAGTGTCTTTGGGTCATATTCAGTTAAGTAGCATACGCGGTCAAAAGGTTTATAGCTTACATATCTCATTATCATCAAATGCCGGATACTATTCTTATCTTTCAATCCCTCCCAATTAACCCATTGATAAAGATCAAATCGAATGTTGCCGTCTAATGATAGCAGAGGGGTTATAACGGTAAAACGTAGGCGGAACTTTGCGTCAACTAATATAAGACGCACGTACGTCAACTAATGTAGAGTTTATGTTAACTAATGTATAATGAAGGGTCAACCAAATGAAAAATGCACGTCAACATGTAATATGCACGTTAACTAATGTAAAATTCAGGGTCTTCCAAGAGTCCAACTAATTGGTTTAAAGGCCTTGGCCTCAAGCATGTAGCCGACCATAAAATCTCCATACCGCGGTTGGGAGTGTGCGGAAGGTCACCTGTGGATGAGAGTTTGGTGGGAAAGGTTGGCTCCTAGTTTAAAAAGGCTCCATCGCCAGccgaattttgaaaaatcaaagtaaaATAAATCATATTCTGATGATTGGATGCGAgtagaggagcgaactggagctagaatggaatggattccaggctactcccaacccagtgtcAACCTAAAGATCCTAAATGTGTGACATGGGACCATTTTCGTTGAACAAACGCAGTACCATCAATGGCGTCGGCACATTTAACACAATGCCGTCAGTATCAACTTACTGTCAAGTATACCAGTTCAAAGAATATCGTGTTCTATGACATATCACGACATCTAACCATTCAGCTAAGGAATGAATAACAGCTTGACTAATACAGCTTCAATATCAAATCAAGTTTGAGTGGGTGCAAAAGTACCATGTGGTGAAATAATATCAACGTACTTAAAGAGTAACATTTGACACCTCCTGTGTATGCATTGGTATCATCTATAAAGTACCGACAGGGCTAAACTTTGCACAGAGGAGAGTCGTGAAAGGGTTTGCGTTGGCGAGACATTTGGGAACGCATCGGGATATTTGTGCTTTTGCATTCGCACAGCCGATTATGCTTAGACCCAAATCCTTTCAACCTTTTCTGCTGGAGGACAGCTATTACAGTCTGAGAGTTCCTATGCCTCCCCCACTATTCGCTTGCTTCTGTCAACTCATTCGTATATACGAGGGTGGTACAATAAGAAACGCCTTTTTTATCATAGATGGTTCATGTTTGTTTCCTACAATAATTGTAAGTGGGCCAACTGATAATTAACTTCCCTTTTAATACCGTTTGCCTCCGACAAGCTTCCAAGGGTGTGGGAAACTTGAAGTCAACTTTTAATCGCTGgtaaaaatataaaaaacacaTTGAAATACTTCAGTCTGTAGAAGAGATGTtcttttacatttgtgccatatttcaactcatttcatacaaaaatgagcCTGATATTATAAAAAAGACGCTTTTTATTGTATCACCCTCGTATACGCCATCACGACACTCTTGCCAAGATAAACAAGACAAACGTTGTTTTTTCTACATTCAAACTCTGCCCTATGCCAACTGTGACGTTTCTCCAATTGGGTTAGCTTTGCTGGGTCTTCCCTGCTGAGCTTTTACATTACAGACGTATCCACACATATATCAAAGTGAGCCACCGTATTCACAGGCCATGAATGATGGCCGAGCAAGGCACGCAGAAAGAGATAGAAAGTTGCAGGTTTGAAACATAACCGACCAATCAACCCTCCGACCACATGCTAGCCTGTTACCCCTGGCCTTTCAGTGTCTCTTTGTATGCACCAATTTGACGGCTCCAGGTCCCAGCGGATGGCAAGGGCATGAGGAAAAGGTGCAGAGCGTCCTCGTTACCGGTGTAATTGCGCATGTGCCATATGGTACCGGAACTACAACGTTGACCTGCCTCACATTTCTTAAAACTCACTAACAGTGGGTCGTGCGAAAGTGACATCAACGGCAAGATGAACATCTTTCAGTTCCTTGTCATATCATCTGTGAGCGTATTTGACAGGCAAAACTGCTTTATTACACAGAGACCAAACGGCGTCGGTTACAGTATATCCTTTCTTGCAGATGTGTTGGAATCAACGGAGAGAGAAGGAAATATGCGTATAGCTAGCTATCCGTTAGTCTCCAGAAGGAATGCACGAGCCCCGAAGCTGGGTTACTCGGAAGATAATATGTGGACCAATCAGAATGCGGCACCTTTTGACCACGCGAGTAACATATGGTCTTGATTAGCCCGAGATTCCCGGCTCCGCTGGAAATTATATCTCGCTTTTTCTAGAAGTCAAAGAGCGTTATGCAACAACGTAAAAGATGACAATATAGTGTTGCCCAATAGCTATCATGATCCATGTCATAAAGTTCTACTTACATAACCGTTTGAGTGATATAGGGATATGCATGCAAAGTTATCTCAGCCGCCGTGTTTGAATGTGCAATCCTTTGCCTCATCAAACGGACCAAGAGGTTTGTTGAACAAGGCTGTCTTTGTGAGTCAGGTAGTTAGAGCGACGATATATATAGAAGCCCTGGTTGTTACAAGCCTTGTCTAGAGGCCTGGGTTCAAATAGCGCAGGGATTTCTTCGTGCGAATACATTACGATACTTAACCAAaataacagaagaagaagaagaccattattgcgcgacaattgcagcaggtacaatgtatggcagcaTGATAATTGAACTTTTTCTAATAGCTAACAATTCTGAAGAACttatctaatacatgtatatgaataacaAGAGACGATCTATCTAATAGTGCACATGCTAATGCCCTAGAACAGTATGTAAGTAACGTAAACAGTATGCTGCATCAGGAATGTATAACGTCTCGTTTTTCATCgtgttgtatataaattggcctcCATAAGTAGATATATGAACGGGGCATGATAATATTATGTTGAATATCTTTGTCTTGGTATGACTTACGGTTATAGTTATATTTCTATAAGTTTTCTGCAGATAATCAACAGAACAGGATTCGCTCACCATGCCAAACaccttttgtttttcttttacgtATGATAATCAATTTGAACCCAAGTTTTGGAATTATCAATGATTTAATATGTAGCTTATTCTCgaacaatttgtttttatataggTGCTTTAGTTTTTGctacttttgtaaaaaaaagtttttcttaATTTCAGTCTTGtgtcttttgtacatctttatgTATATTTTAGTCGGAAACGTctcaatgtgctttgtgaaagtttttattgaattttgtatGTTGTCCAGTttccagggctaaccctttgtgatagccttcggctagttgggtagccctggctgtactttttccACAGCCAAATAGAATACTTCCCGGTTAGATTGAGCCTGCACAATGTTATATTTGGTGTCCTAGGAAAATGCCCACCTATTCTAAATACACTTATACTACTTGCAAAGATGTATATATTTCGAAGTAGAGACTCCAAAGTAGTTTCTTTAAAAGGATTTGTTTACTTTGTTAGAACCTGTTGTAAGTTGGAATGCATTAAGGCACAGAAATGTCAAAAGGACAAAAAACATTTTGGGAAATTACACAATTATCTTGTTAATTAGGAAACACGTTTTGCAAACTGTTTTGGAATATTATTTAGGTTTTTGTCTTTACACCGTCTACATtttatgtatacctttgttttcctactacatgtactgtattagacttgaaatgcaaaaaaaaaaaaataaatcaaatcaaatcatatcatTCGCTTTATATCAATGTATAGGAGCAGGTTGATGAGTCGAACACTGATGATGACTCATTGGAAGAGAGCATGCAGAAACTGGAGGCTAACTTGGCTCTACGGAAAAGGTAGGGGAACCAGCTACGGTCATCTTATTGTTAGAGGAGTATATCACTTTGATGTGAAATAAACGTTGTGCAAAACTAATCTTGTAATGACGACAACTACAGTTTTATTCTGCTAAATGACACTCAAAACCCTTTTCCAAAACGAAATCGTATACACAAAAGCATCCTCACCTCCTTTCACCTGCTTTTTCTTAATCTCGTTAACACATTTCCTAAGTATCTTTTCTTCACTTCCTTTTTCTTAAATACTATTAACGTCTTACGTCACTGCTAATGATAAGTTTTATCAAGGCCGAAATGCTCAGCATGCGCTACGCAACAGTTGATATAATCACGAAGTACGAATACTGAGACTGCATGGAGTCGGCAATGTTTGACTGCACTTTGGAACCACCGTCtgagaaggaaaagaaacaacACCGTTAGCGTCCATCTAGAAGATGAAAGAGCAGATACGTGCTGTTACGAAAGTGATAATGGGGGGCATGACTCTTTTGTACTGCAGGTAGTCATCTGTTGCCCGTGCCAAATGGAACCTGCTGAAAGTGTTGGACATGTTGATATTGCGGTTTGCGTACGAAATGTGCCCATGCTATTCAAGGGCTAATTCCGTCATGTATGGCGCACGATTTGCTTTTTAAGACGTCAATAAAGCGTATCTGTTTATGTAAGAGGATGGTGGCCAATGCtttttgtaaaaatgtcaaCATGATCGTTAGTACAGAAAATTGCTCTTAAAACGTTATGCAGCAAAGTACTACTTCTTCAAGCAATCAGGTAGCTTTAGGACAATGCTGTGCACGTTTGAATGAGGAGTCATTTCTATGTGTATCTTTTACTGCAGTCTGGTGGAAGTTTTGCGAGAGTTTCTCGGAGAAGGACATGACACCAATAGCGTTGATAGCAAACGCTACGAACGCGTCAAGGTTTGTTGACCATGACTTTTTATCTGATTGTAGATATCCTTAGGAAACGTTACTATGTTTCCGATAGAAAGAATCAACTTATTTTTGACCAGATCTCTGGTCAGGGCTGGTTAACCCGATTGGTTAGAACAAAAAAATTGCAGCTTTTTTCTTGAGTTTTCCTTCATTCCATGCACATTCCCGAAAATTATAGGGCATATAGTCTAGACATACTTATAACTTTCTTTAACGATGGCTACAACAGTTTATTGAGCTTGCAAACACTGTAGTATTTTCCACTCCAAGGCGTGATACGGTTCTAAGGAACCATGAAAAATAACCTTTTGCACAATTCTCGGGTGTCGGTTGCCGTAAAAATGCCAAATAAGTTGACTCAATCACTGTCAAACTATACGACGCTTGACCCGAAGAGACCCACAGTTTGCAAAGAACACTCCGGGAAAACTGCCAACACGGCTTGACAAACAGCGCTGAGTACCACGCCATGAATACTCAAGTAGAACTGAAATCTATAGTGCAACGCGCTGGCCCGAGCTTGGCCAGGAACCCAAATGTAtacttcataatctcttcaaatGAGGTGGTAATCGATAACGTTTTCACCAGGAGGCAGTTGTCCTATATCATATAGTCTATGACTAAAATAGCCAGAATCAACTAGTAGATGGAGTGCGTGTCTGTGATGATGTTTAACTAGAGACTCAATGAACACCACCCAATGATTGCAATCAGGTTTAGCAAACTAATACCCATGTCCAATTATCACTATCCCCGAAAATGACACCCACTTTGTGAATTCAATCCTGCCAAAATGTCTTTGATATCTCAGTTCTGGCATGCTTTCAGGAAAATCAATTTACTTTGGTGAAGCATCTTAGCAGCAGCCCAAAATATTATCATTAACTTGAGTGCATTTAGCTTTTGCGTCAGAATGGCAATTCTAACATATACAATCTATAAGATCGTATGTTCTCGAGGCTACGGGGACTGGGGTATTGAGCTTCACAGCATACATAATCACATTGTTTCTCCTGGCTCTCAAGAACCTGAAGACTACTTTATTGTATGTATCAAGCCCTAGGGTGATTGGGAAAGGATTTGATATCTGGTTAGATTTGACTAATTGAATCAGCTTACAACTGATTGCATTGCAACTAAGAATTTTCCCAACCTAGTGGCAAATAATCTATGGTGCCCTTTCTTTTCGAAAAATCGTTTCGAGGATGGGGAAGACGAAATTTGTTTTTGCCAAGGGTATTGATTTTTGTAAATAAGAATGTATAGATTTAAGATTAAGATCAAGAATTAGATCTAACAATGCatagtttttaaaaatctagatCAAGCAGCATTATAAAGAGTAGGAACTATCCTGGAGGTTGTTGCCCTATGTAGCACATGTATTAGAATATCTAAGGATTTTTGCGGGGGTGAATTATGAAAGATGTGGATCTGCGTCCCGTGGCTAAGTCACatctgtgccccccccccccatttcaaTAATGCTGTTCGACCGATCTTGAcatgacgaaaagtagtggatgctacttgaaacgtctgaccgtttccaaaggCATATCCAACTGCTTGagtgagtaactgctatttggcgtagttattacctggatgtctaacctgcaTCGACGCATGTTGTTTTATGCTCATTTGTACTGATCCGTGGCCCGGGGCTAAGTCACATCTGTGCCCCCCTTAAATCATGTTGTTTTCTGCTCATTTGTGCAGTACGCTGGCTGGAGGCCAACAGAGATGCTGTACACTAAGGGGAAGTGGGCGGCTTAGTGTCACTCCGTCAGATGGGACCTCCTGCTGATGAAGATAGCTTTCTGACCAGGCAGAGACGACTATTCTCGTGTACTTTGTTTATTGGTAGTCTGTAACAGTTATAGTTTGTAGTAGAGTTTATTGCAGTTCGCTCAAACAGCTGCTTGATAAATAGAAACTTCGCCTTAGGATTCTTTATTCATTATAATGACAACATACTCCATATAATGTTGATGAACGTTTGTCAAAGGATAAGAAGTATCTTTTCGTAGTGATTAAAAGAAGTATCGTATTCTAGAATGGCATAGAGGTAATCTTGATATCTGCAAGACGCCAGGGTTCATGCTTATGCTACAATGCATATTGTCTATATATACTGCTATCATATATCTACAAATCATCTTAGCATCTTGACACATTCACAATGGCGCTCGAAACGATTGGCTTGTCTATTCAGCATAGAAGCATAGAAGACTTCCAGATTTACCTACTTGGAAATATTGTAAGATTCTGGTGATATTGTGTCTTTTCCTTTATTTCCAGTTTTATCAATATTGCCTCTCAAAATGACAGAAGAATCAAATATGTAATGTAATGCCACATTTGGATTCAACAAACAATACGTGTTCTGCTATCTCACATTACTTTTACCTCAACAAAGTGAGTTGTACGTAGTGACGTTGTatgtagcaaaattagaataaaGCGCAACTGAAAATGTAACGACTTTGATTACAACTTGCGTGTTTGATTCATTTGGGGTTTACTTGTGAAGTGCTAGTGAATTGGTAACGTGCCTTAAGCTGTATCAAGTGTCATTACATCTGTTAGATCTTAGCCTCACAGCCCTATATGGCTTATGATTAGACACAAAGGAAGTTGTGAATCAAAGAGACCGCCGCTATAGACCTGTTTCAAACAGTTATTCCATCCTTTCCATTCAAATGGTTTGATAAAACACTCAGGAAGTAGACCGCAGCAATCTGTAAAAAAGGCAGTTGTGAATCAAATAGGCCGCTATAGAGCTCATTTAAACCACCCTTCCCATTCGAATGATTTGATAAAACACCCAGGAAGTAGACCGCAGCAATCTACTGTACATAACTGGTGGTGAGGGCGTCTAATCAGTTTGCCACGAGTCGCTGCCGGAGCCTTGGAACCATGTCAATCAAAACATGCATATGAAATGAAGCCTACGGAGTCGTGTTCGAGCATGTGCAATGGACGATACGTCTTGAAAGTAAGTGACATATTTGAATACGTTTTGTATTAAGTCGAGACGTAGACGAGGAAAAGGCAGCCCTGTTAAAACCAACGCTACTAcacatttttatcaaaaaaaGTAGGACTTCCATTCTACTCAAACGACTTTAACAGGATTTCAATGCCTGCTGACTTGACAAAAGAAACTTGTCAAAATGCCTTTAAAATGGAGTAATCTTTTTGCAACACCAGTGTCTTCTGTCGTCAAGTTAGATGTGATCGGTACGCGAAGTGTTACGTTGTAATTACTACCACCAACGCATGGCAAGGAAACTGTAGATAGGGAATATCCTGTAATGTTGTCTTTTAGCCTTTGTGGTTTTCTTcttattacctccgtgaaggaggtcaATGACCCCCAACGGGGATATTGTTACTCCGTAAAGGAGGCCAATGACCTCCGATAGGAGTACTGGTCTTGTCTGGTTTTGTgagttcgcagctataactcaagatccttttcaTGGATTTGCTTGAATTTTAGCACGTTAGGAGTCATTGATGCCTGGCAATTTTGGGCACCGTAGCATGCAGAATattttctgtctgtgtttgtgtgttggcacctataactcaagagcttttggatggatttgtttgaatttcaGCATGTCAGTAATCAAGTCCAAATGATGCCCGGTGATTAGCGGCACCGCAGCAGTTTATTTTCtgtcagtgtttgtgtgtacgcTTCTATAACTCAAGAGCCTTCTCGAGGATTGTTTGAATTCTAGCATGTCAGTAGTTATTTTGTCCCAATGATGCCTGGCGATTGGGGGCACCTTAGCTGTATATTTTCTATCTGTGTTTGCgtgttcgcacctataactcaTTATCCCTTtgattgatgtttttttcttcaaaactatGGCTTGTCAGTAGTTATTTTGTCCCAATGATGCCTGGCGATTTGCGGCACCTTAGCTGTATattttctgtctgtgtttgtgtgttcgcagctataactcaagggccctttgatggatttgtttggATGCTGGAATGTTGATCAATCTGTATCATTGAGGTCCGATAATGCATGGCGATATTTAGCATCGTAGCAGTATCTTCATAATTGTACCAAGCAGAACAATTACCATTACCCACATAATTTGTCCGCCCCCATTCCCTCCCCCGGGACGTGAGATTATTGCTTTTGGGATCTCAGGAGATTCTGGTCAACTGCTTCTTTTAATAGTTGCCCACGTAAGACCATAGCTGCTTACATGATGGGGAAGAATCAACTTTCTACTCATATTAAACCTCCAAATTCTATTTTGCTCACCGATACTCGGCTAGTAAATGCGTATTGTTCTGCTTGTTCAGAAGTAATCAGCCTTTTATTTGGGATGGGGAGGTTGCCTCGTTGACAAATGGTTCGACAAATTAGCTAGTGGTCCTCTTGATAATGTTAGATGATTACCACATCAACCTCAATCATTACTTAGGGATCTAAATGCGATCTTCGGCTAGCATAGATAGTAATTTAGATTGTGAATGAGCATGCGATTTAACTCTTGTTTAAATCTGGACTTTGATTCATCTTGCCAATGTGAATAATGTCGACGACAGAACTGCAACGTCAGTACTGCAACTTCAAACAGAGTCATGACAATAACGAAGATGATGTTTAAGAATCTCACGTGCTACTTACGTCACACGCGAAACATTAATCATAGTCAGATGACACAACGCTGCTTTATATTGAACATCAATCAATTAATTTGATAGAAAAGAAGGCTCCGGAAATTAACCTGCATCATCTTCGCAGCTGAGGCCACGCTTATACTAATGGATGATTAATAGTCATATGTGATATCTGTGGTCATTTTGCTAATGTTTCAATACGCCCTACTTTCCACAAACTTCTCGGCTGGAATTGCGAAACAGTAAACGGATGATCTTTCACGTAGGTTTCTCCGGGAGAAGACACAGTCACGACTTTGGTCCGCTGTTTAAAGAATCGTTACAGAAGGAAATTAAATCGTCTGGATAGGAGGGCGCCAGCTAGCCCACCGAGGCGTAGAAAACACTTTAACATCGTTATGATGTCTCCTAACATGAGATTTCTGTCGCTACCTCTCGTTTCAATGATACGATTATGTATACTGTACACTTAGAAATGATTCATTGCATTTCCCATGGCTTTTAAATACATGGTTCACGGAAGGTAACGGCAAAACTACAATATGGAAGAGCTAGCAGTTTGCaacaaatttgacaaaacat belongs to Branchiostoma lanceolatum isolate klBraLanc5 chromosome 15, klBraLanc5.hap2, whole genome shotgun sequence and includes:
- the LOC136421232 gene encoding uncharacterized protein, with the protein product MVATRVVLMMGLMAAVLMSVALAFTPARLEQVDESNTDDDSLEESMQKLEANLALRKSLVEVLREFLGEGHDTNSVDSKRYERVKYAGWRPTEMLYTKGKWAA